ACATTAACGGGGAAACCCGATTCGCACTTGATTATTTCAAGGTGGAGGCTCCGCGATATGTTGAGACGGTAGCTAACGAAGCGAAAGAAGTAATTCTGGTAGACCATAATGAGCGTCAACAAAGCGTTAGCGATATCGATCAAGTGCGCGTTGTAGAGGTCATTGACCATCACCGTATTGCTAATTTTGAGACAAGCCATCCGCTTTATTACCGTGCTGAACCGGTTGGATGCACAGCAACGATCCTGAACAAAATTTACAAAGAAAAAGGCGTTGCAATCTCCAAAGAAATCGCTGGTCTGATGCTGTCCGCGATCATTTCGGATTCCCTGCTCTTTAAATCTCCTACCTGCACAGAGGAAGATGTGGCTGCAGCCCGTGAATTGGCTGAAATTGCGGGTGTTGATGCGGATGCATACGGATTAGACATGCTGAAAGCCGGAGCCGATCTGAGCGACAAGAGCATCGCTCAACTCATCTCCCTGGATGCAAAAGAATTTCAGATGGGCGGAGCAAAGGTAGAAATCGCCCAAGTTAATGCGGTTGACACGAACGATGTCCTTTCTCGTCAGACGGAGTTAGAGGAAGCGATCTCCGCAATCATTGCTGAGAAGAAGTTGGATTTGTTTGTTTTCGTTGTAACAGACATTTTGAACAACGACTCTATCGCGCTTGCATTAGGACAAGAATCTCAAGCAGTGGAGAAGGCTTATAATGTGGCACTGAATAATAATCAAGCATTCTTGAAAGGTGTCGTTTCCCGTAAATCCCAGATCGTGCCCGTATTGACTGAAGCATTCAATAAGTAAAATTATAGCCTAAGCTCTTAAGATTAATAGCTTTTATAGTAATAACCCGTCTGTTTCAACACTTATGTGTAGAGACAGACGGGTTATTTGTGTACAGAAGATTGAATTAT
Above is a window of Paenibacillus uliginis N3/975 DNA encoding:
- a CDS encoding manganese-dependent inorganic pyrophosphatase produces the protein MENTLIFGHKNPDTDTICSAIAYAELKKALGLKAEAVRLGDINGETRFALDYFKVEAPRYVETVANEAKEVILVDHNERQQSVSDIDQVRVVEVIDHHRIANFETSHPLYYRAEPVGCTATILNKIYKEKGVAISKEIAGLMLSAIISDSLLFKSPTCTEEDVAAARELAEIAGVDADAYGLDMLKAGADLSDKSIAQLISLDAKEFQMGGAKVEIAQVNAVDTNDVLSRQTELEEAISAIIAEKKLDLFVFVVTDILNNDSIALALGQESQAVEKAYNVALNNNQAFLKGVVSRKSQIVPVLTEAFNK